A window from Mangifera indica cultivar Alphonso chromosome 2, CATAS_Mindica_2.1, whole genome shotgun sequence encodes these proteins:
- the LOC123208465 gene encoding F-box protein SKIP23-like, protein MENSSRDWSSFPDHLLATIADRLPTRIDTLRFRAVCTSFRAALPPPPPPNPYSDIHYFHHSPTSNSPIHFFIAQSTVYAIQPLSQISHPHHTPGAWLVKVEDSPSGDVKLLDPFYTSQVKNVSDKLPGSFNLLDYRVKEISKGYRLELATDQQRELSRSERCYTGKVVVSADEDDDDDEFAIMVLIQEKVVVYGKEEITNGTISISYKDRTLCVDPKSLNVSEPVAPLRISRIRAASSFHLVKSSPDLFLIRKNYFSGKSGDRGCRVGLNIFKLDEGKDEWVTVKDELQDRALFMFKECNFFLSAQEFSGLKWNCVYLPDRVRPNVDGDYPGSNAVIFSLENGCADKLSAFPGFSEIFWPPPSWLFS, encoded by the exons ATGGAGAACAGTTCCCGTGACTGGTCCAGTTTTCCAGACCACCTACTCGCCACCATTGCAGACCGCCTCCCCACTAGAATCGACACTCTCCGCTTCCGCGCCGTCTGCACCTCATTTCGAGCCGCCCTCCCTCCTCCTCCGCCACCAAACCCATACTCAGACATCCACTATTTCCACCACTCTCCCACCTCCAACTCTCCCATACACTTCTTCATTGCCCAGTCTACCGTTTACGCCATCCAACCCCTCTCACAAATCTCCCATCCTCATCACACCCCAGGAGCCTGGCTAGTCAAAGTCGAAGATTCACCGTCCGGAGATGTCAAACTCCTGGATCCCTTCTACACATCTCAAGTCAAGAACGTCTCCGACAAGTTACCTGGGTCATTCAACTTACTGGATTATCGCGTTAAGGAGATAAGTAAAGGATACAGACTTGAATTAGCTACAGACCAACAAAGGGAGCTCAGCAGATCGGAACGATGCTACACTGGCAAAGTAGTGGTTTCTGCTGATgaagatgacgatgatgatgaatttGCTATTATGGTGTTGATTCAGGAAAAGGTTGTAGTATATGGAAAAGAAGAGATAACAAATGGCACAATATCGATATC CTACAAAGATCGTACTCTGTGTGTGGATCCGAAGTCCTTGAACGTTTCGGAACCAGTGGCTCCATTGCGGATTTCGCGAATCAGGGCAGCCTCTTCCTTCCACTTGGTAAAGTCATCTCCGGATTTGTTCTTAATCCGGAAGAACTACTTCTCGGGTAAATCTGGTGACAGAGGTTGCCGGGTTGGGTTGAATATTTTCAAGCTTGATGAGGGGAAGGATGAGTGGGTTACGGTGAAGGATGAATTACAGGATAGAGCCTTGTTCATGTTCAAGGaatgtaacttttttctttcagcTCAAGAGTTCTCAGGATTGAAATGGAATTGTGTTTATTTGCCTGATAGAGTTCGTCCAAATGTTGATGGTGATTACCCTGGAAGCAATGCTGTGATCTTTAGCCTGGAAAATGGCTGTGCTGATAAACTCTCAGCTTTTCCTGGTTTTTCCGAAATTTTCTGGCCTCCTCCAAGCTGGCTCTTCTCTTAA